A genomic segment from Candidatus Brocadia sinica JPN1 encodes:
- a CDS encoding phosphopentomutase: MQRVILIVLDSVGIGAMPDAHLYGDEYSNTLGNVADALGGLQLPHLENLGLGKIVPIKGISSSITPSGFYGKMSEVSRGKDTTCGHWEMMGIITPKPFPIYPNGFPKEIIDIFVEKIGRPILGNKSASGTEIIRELGREHIRTGFPIVYTSADSVFQIAASEDVIPVPDLYHICEIARKILTGEHAVGRVIARPFVLQSGQFIRTDRRKDFSLAPPSSTVLDHALQDGFGVIGVGKIGDIFAHRGLSEEIHTQDNQDGIIQTIKCMKRNFKGILFTNLVDFDMKYGHRNDVKGYADALKTFDTSIPQIVEALNESDILFITADHGCDPTTPSTDHSREYVPLLVYGKGLGYPKSLGIRQSFADVGATITEILGLKNLGCGQSFYKDMA, from the coding sequence ATTCAAAGAGTTATCCTTATTGTACTGGACAGTGTGGGTATTGGGGCTATGCCCGATGCTCATTTATACGGAGATGAATACAGCAATACCCTGGGAAATGTAGCTGATGCTTTGGGAGGATTGCAGTTACCCCATCTGGAAAATTTAGGACTGGGAAAGATTGTGCCTATCAAGGGCATTTCATCTTCAATTACTCCTTCTGGATTCTATGGCAAGATGTCAGAAGTTTCCAGGGGAAAGGACACGACTTGTGGTCATTGGGAGATGATGGGGATTATCACCCCAAAACCATTCCCAATCTATCCGAATGGTTTTCCAAAAGAAATTATTGATATCTTTGTGGAAAAAATTGGCAGACCCATTTTGGGGAATAAATCGGCATCAGGCACTGAGATTATTCGGGAACTGGGAAGAGAGCATATCAGGACGGGTTTTCCCATAGTATATACCTCCGCCGATAGTGTTTTTCAGATTGCTGCCAGCGAGGATGTCATTCCCGTTCCGGACTTATACCATATTTGTGAAATAGCGCGGAAAATATTAACAGGTGAACATGCTGTCGGCAGGGTTATTGCGCGCCCTTTTGTTTTACAAAGCGGTCAATTCATCAGAACGGACAGGCGGAAGGATTTCTCTCTGGCGCCACCGTCATCTACCGTTTTGGATCATGCACTCCAGGATGGATTCGGGGTAATCGGCGTTGGCAAGATCGGGGATATATTTGCACACAGAGGGTTGTCGGAAGAGATCCACACTCAGGACAATCAGGATGGCATTATCCAGACAATAAAATGTATGAAAAGGAATTTCAAAGGAATACTTTTTACCAACCTCGTTGATTTTGACATGAAATATGGTCACAGAAACGACGTAAAGGGATATGCGGATGCGCTAAAAACCTTTGACACGAGTATTCCTCAAATCGTGGAAGCGCTTAACGAAAGTGACATTTTGTTTATTACGGCAGATCATGGTTGTGACCCCACCACCCCCAGCACAGACCACTCCAGGGAGTATGTGCCTTTGTTAGTTTACGGGAAGGGGTTGGGTTATCCCAAATCATTAGGCATTCGCCAATCCTTTGCAGACGTGGGAGCCACTATCACAGAAATCTTAGGCCTTAAAAACCTCGGGTGTGGTCAGAGTTTCTATAAGGATATGGCTTAA
- a CDS encoding DUF92 domain-containing protein: protein MTNETKRRIEHIVPVIFVFLLKYLNTWQALLFALAGILYGLFLSKIFVKGSFREHEMERCFSFGKLIYGVMVFALILLFHKKMYIVAGAWAIMSLGDGCSNLFGKTYGKKKLPWNPEKSWIGFIAFVFFGGLGAAILMWWVNLSPLQTPLPWHYLLITAFLTSFITAGVESLPLKIDDNITVPLAAGLFLYAATIVNWKHLSHAHNIFTAFSVNVAFGLLAYYVKTVNKSGLISGVVLGTIIYLCLGPGGFLILFTFFLLGSWSSRYKYTWKASHGVAQENKGKRSSKHVIAKGGVGLVMAVMALLTNTPEIYRAAFVAAFATATFDTISSELGQIYGKRPILITTMQPVPVGTDGAISVEGTILGILSAAFIGAEAYVLHVINLQSILIVIIASFVGTTVESILGATIERRKWISNEVVNFINISTGTIVSLFFAKICLS, encoded by the coding sequence ATGACAAATGAAACAAAACGCAGGATTGAACACATCGTGCCAGTCATATTCGTTTTTTTATTAAAATATTTAAATACCTGGCAAGCGCTCCTGTTTGCATTAGCGGGAATTCTGTATGGACTTTTCTTATCAAAGATATTCGTAAAGGGCTCATTCCGGGAACATGAGATGGAAAGGTGCTTTTCCTTCGGTAAACTGATCTATGGGGTAATGGTCTTTGCCCTTATCCTTCTCTTTCATAAAAAAATGTATATTGTGGCAGGCGCCTGGGCAATCATGTCCCTGGGCGATGGTTGCTCTAATCTCTTTGGAAAGACTTATGGGAAAAAGAAACTTCCCTGGAATCCTGAAAAGTCATGGATCGGTTTTATAGCCTTTGTCTTCTTTGGCGGACTGGGCGCTGCAATTCTCATGTGGTGGGTAAATCTGAGCCCGTTACAAACACCATTACCGTGGCACTATCTGCTGATCACGGCGTTTTTGACATCTTTCATAACGGCAGGAGTTGAATCATTGCCGCTGAAGATCGACGACAATATTACGGTGCCGCTGGCTGCAGGGCTATTTCTTTACGCTGCGACTATCGTGAATTGGAAACATCTCAGTCATGCTCATAACATCTTCACTGCTTTTAGCGTCAATGTAGCATTTGGCCTGCTTGCTTATTATGTAAAAACCGTAAATAAGTCTGGCTTAATCAGCGGGGTTGTTCTCGGTACCATCATCTATCTCTGTCTGGGTCCAGGGGGATTTTTAATCCTCTTTACATTTTTTCTACTCGGCAGCTGGTCATCCAGATATAAATATACGTGGAAGGCTTCACATGGAGTTGCCCAGGAAAACAAGGGCAAGCGCAGCTCAAAACACGTAATTGCGAAGGGCGGGGTTGGGCTTGTGATGGCTGTTATGGCCTTATTGACCAATACCCCAGAAATTTACAGGGCTGCCTTTGTTGCCGCCTTCGCTACGGCCACCTTCGATACAATCTCCAGCGAATTGGGACAAATTTATGGCAAAAGGCCAATCTTAATTACTACGATGCAACCTGTCCCTGTAGGTACGGATGGGGCAATATCTGTCGAAGGAACTATTTTGGGGATACTGTCTGCTGCTTTTATTGGCGCCGAAGCTTATGTGTTACACGTAATCAACCTTCAGTCAATACTCATCGTAATAATTGCATCGTTTGTTGGCACTACGGTTGAAAGTATTTTGGGTGCGACTATCGAACGAAGAAAATGGATAAGTAACGAAGTTGTTAATTTCATTAATATCTCTACCGGTACCATAGTATCCTTATTCTTTGCAAAGATATGTTTATCGTAA
- a CDS encoding nitrilase-related carbon-nitrogen hydrolase: MKVGFLQTSPIFGKKDENVRNAIQLIKQLDADLVVLPELFNTGYQFTSKEEAFALAEEVPDGETTRTLINLSKEKHLYIVAGLSEREKGRCYNSAVLTGPNGFIGCYRKLHLFSNEKKWFEPGNVELNVYDIGQVKIGIMICFDWFFPEVARYLAVKGADIICHPANLVLPYCPQAMITRCLENRVFAITANRTGTEKRSEETLTFIGTSQIVGTKGEIFCRASSDRDEAIVVEINPKIARDKQITPMNHLFNDRRLKFAMHVEE; encoded by the coding sequence ATGAAGGTCGGCTTTTTGCAAACATCGCCCATTTTTGGGAAAAAGGATGAGAATGTACGTAATGCTATTCAGCTAATAAAACAACTAGATGCCGACCTGGTAGTTTTACCTGAACTCTTTAATACAGGTTATCAGTTCACATCAAAAGAAGAGGCCTTTGCTTTAGCAGAAGAAGTTCCAGATGGAGAAACGACACGTACGCTGATCAATCTGTCAAAGGAAAAACACCTTTATATTGTGGCAGGCCTGTCTGAACGGGAAAAAGGGCGTTGCTATAACTCGGCCGTGTTGACAGGACCGAATGGATTCATTGGCTGCTATAGAAAGCTTCATCTATTCTCCAATGAAAAAAAGTGGTTTGAGCCGGGAAATGTCGAATTGAACGTCTATGACATTGGGCAGGTAAAGATTGGTATCATGATCTGTTTTGACTGGTTCTTTCCAGAAGTCGCAAGATACCTGGCCGTAAAGGGAGCAGATATTATCTGTCACCCAGCTAACCTTGTCCTGCCGTATTGTCCGCAGGCTATGATAACACGGTGTCTTGAAAATAGGGTGTTTGCAATTACTGCCAACCGTACTGGAACGGAGAAACGTTCAGAAGAAACGCTTACTTTTATCGGTACCAGTCAGATTGTAGGGACAAAGGGAGAGATCTTCTGTCGTGCCTCATCTGATCGGGATGAGGCAATCGTTGTTGAAATTAACCCAAAAATCGCTCGCGATAAGCAGATAACTCCTATGAATCATCTGTTCAATGACCGTCGGTTAAAGTTTGCCATGCACGTTGAGGAATGA
- a CDS encoding PAS domain-containing protein → MSSISDEKKLYHRIKALSDAFLQSSRALDYKSFLRTATRHFKVFTGADASVLMLNNDENLTPVCSVGIPFSKVKDACLPCSTRLKDIITRPVIDVRYTSFMNTPLIHNRKLIGLSAVFSIIPEKFHAFEYDKYESLLMTTLASYIAVSIENATLMNTFKSIERSKIEWESAFDAINDLISIHDTDFTILRANKAVAKKFNMDIKSIVGKKCYKIFHGTEEPWKICPHRKSMEKKTPCTEEIVDPHMCGIFNITAFPYFNDAGKFIGSIHVTKDITMQKKLLGQVTQ, encoded by the coding sequence ATGTCATCTATTTCAGATGAAAAGAAGTTATACCACCGCATAAAGGCCCTTTCGGACGCTTTTTTACAATCCTCCAGAGCTTTGGATTACAAATCATTTTTACGGACGGCAACAAGACACTTCAAGGTATTTACCGGGGCAGATGCATCCGTACTTATGTTAAATAATGACGAAAACCTCACGCCGGTTTGTTCTGTAGGAATTCCTTTCTCCAAGGTTAAGGATGCGTGCCTGCCATGTTCTACACGGTTGAAAGACATTATTACCCGTCCTGTTATAGATGTACGATATACGTCCTTTATGAATACCCCCCTTATTCATAACCGGAAACTGATCGGGTTATCGGCTGTATTCAGTATTATACCCGAGAAATTTCATGCTTTTGAATATGACAAATACGAGAGCCTTCTTATGACTACACTGGCCAGTTATATTGCCGTGAGTATTGAAAATGCAACCTTAATGAACACATTTAAGTCAATAGAACGTTCTAAAATAGAGTGGGAAAGCGCCTTTGACGCCATTAATGATTTAATCAGCATACACGATACAGATTTTACTATTCTTCGGGCTAACAAGGCAGTAGCCAAAAAATTCAATATGGATATTAAGTCAATAGTTGGCAAAAAATGTTATAAGATTTTTCATGGTACGGAGGAACCATGGAAGATATGTCCACACCGTAAATCTATGGAGAAGAAGACTCCATGTACAGAAGAGATCGTAGACCCCCATATGTGCGGCATCTTTAATATCACTGCATTTCCCTATTTTAATGATGCGGGGAAGTTCATAGGTTCAATACACGTAACAAAGGATATAACCATGCAAAAGAAGCTGTTGGGTCAAGTAACTCAGTGA
- a CDS encoding PTS sugar transporter subunit IIA, with product MKLSDVLTKERIIIDLNGRDKNDVLGKMVQVTRTSEKVTSETDLLKKVIEREKIKSTGIGGGIGIPHAQTSGVTDIVACLGISEQGIEFNAIDGKPVHFVILIATKERTDSRYLGLLSRIARLFIDEPFKQRIIKSHSPEEIMRLINEKEKE from the coding sequence GTGAAACTCTCAGATGTTCTGACCAAAGAACGCATAATCATCGACTTGAACGGAAGGGATAAAAATGATGTGCTGGGAAAAATGGTGCAGGTGACCAGGACATCGGAAAAGGTGACAAGCGAAACAGACCTCCTGAAAAAGGTAATTGAACGGGAAAAAATTAAAAGTACAGGAATTGGTGGAGGAATTGGGATTCCCCATGCACAAACCTCCGGCGTAACAGATATTGTCGCATGTCTTGGAATTTCGGAGCAGGGAATAGAATTCAATGCAATAGACGGGAAACCCGTTCATTTCGTTATTTTGATTGCTACCAAAGAGCGAACAGACAGCAGGTATCTTGGCCTTTTGAGTCGAATAGCCCGTTTATTCATTGATGAGCCCTTTAAGCAACGAATTATTAAATCTCATTCGCCGGAAGAGATCATGCGTCTTATCAATGAAAAAGAAAAGGAATAA
- a CDS encoding class I SAM-dependent rRNA methyltransferase, with protein sequence MELPVISLKARRNSLHPWIFTRMIRHPQKRLQPGSLVEVISKEGTFIGRGIYNYKSNIGIRLLTENISEQLDHEFFFKKLEQARTLREEILGIQKASDSYRLVHGEADGLSGLIIDKFAGVLVVEPYSAGYLGIMELIVSPLQSLYPGTRVVVRPDERIAAKEGVDFSRAAGAYPGPDSVEIKENQLKMKVNLKTGHKTGFFLDQRENRLTLSQYCHGKEVLDCFCYTGGFAISAMLAGAKSATAIDLDEKALETAQENARLNAVKVTFQHVNVFDHLRMMISKGIQADVVILDPAKLAGCTEEIKRAHRTYGDINRLGVQVLRPGGILLTCSCSGLVSERDFLSILTRSAAEAGVVLQIFRLAGASSDHPFSTIFPEGRYLKAVFARVFPIQKRNSP encoded by the coding sequence ATGGAACTACCGGTAATCTCATTAAAGGCCCGGAGAAACTCACTTCATCCATGGATCTTCACCAGGATGATCCGGCATCCTCAAAAACGCCTGCAGCCAGGCTCCCTCGTAGAGGTAATCTCAAAGGAAGGAACCTTTATTGGCAGGGGTATCTACAATTACAAAAGTAATATTGGCATCCGTCTGTTAACCGAGAATATATCCGAACAGTTAGATCACGAATTTTTCTTCAAAAAACTGGAACAGGCCAGGACACTTCGTGAGGAAATTCTTGGGATTCAGAAGGCTTCTGACAGCTACCGATTAGTACATGGGGAAGCCGATGGTCTGTCGGGGCTGATTATTGATAAATTCGCCGGCGTCCTCGTCGTGGAACCATACTCTGCCGGATACCTTGGAATAATGGAGTTGATCGTATCGCCTTTACAGTCCCTTTACCCTGGCACCCGGGTTGTTGTGCGCCCGGATGAACGAATTGCCGCCAAGGAGGGTGTAGATTTTTCAAGGGCAGCCGGGGCTTATCCCGGTCCCGATTCCGTAGAAATTAAAGAAAATCAGTTAAAGATGAAGGTAAATCTCAAAACAGGACACAAGACGGGTTTCTTTCTCGATCAACGTGAGAACCGTTTAACATTGTCACAGTATTGCCACGGTAAGGAGGTGCTTGATTGTTTTTGTTATACCGGTGGATTCGCCATTTCTGCAATGCTGGCTGGCGCAAAGTCGGCTACGGCAATAGACCTGGATGAAAAAGCACTGGAAACTGCACAAGAAAATGCACGACTAAACGCTGTAAAAGTAACGTTCCAACACGTCAACGTGTTTGATCACCTGCGTATGATGATCAGCAAGGGTATACAGGCCGACGTCGTGATCCTCGACCCGGCAAAACTTGCCGGATGCACCGAAGAGATCAAGCGTGCACATCGGACCTACGGGGACATCAATAGGCTTGGCGTACAGGTACTCAGGCCAGGCGGCATCCTGCTGACCTGCTCTTGCTCAGGTCTCGTATCAGAGAGGGACTTTCTTTCCATTCTGACCCGTTCTGCAGCAGAAGCTGGAGTTGTATTGCAAATTTTTCGGCTTGCGGGGGCGTCATCAGACCATCCCTTTTCTACCATCTTTCCCGAAGGGCGATACCTTAAGGCCGTCTTTGCAAGGGTATTCCCCATACAAAAGAGAAATAGTCCGTAG
- a CDS encoding undecaprenyl-diphosphate phosphatase, producing MTYLEALILAIIEGITEFLPVSSTGHMVIASTFMGISNNTLTKNFEIVIQLGAILSVVVLYWRKFFTAFRFYLKLAFAFLPAAVVGFVLEDYIDYLLANVWVVIASLFLGGIVLIFADRWFKHAEGMEEQEISWFQAFKIGCFQCIAMIPGVSRAAATIIGGMVVGLNRRTAAEFSFFLAVPTMLGASAKKMMGSYKTIQHPDIVILLLGSFIAFVVAMFAIKAFIGFLKQHGFKWFGYYRIVVGVALAIVAFMMKMDM from the coding sequence ATGACCTATTTAGAAGCATTGATTCTTGCCATTATTGAAGGTATCACCGAGTTTTTACCCGTTTCATCTACCGGCCATATGGTAATCGCTTCTACATTTATGGGTATCAGCAATAATACCCTGACAAAGAATTTTGAAATCGTTATTCAGCTTGGCGCTATTTTATCGGTGGTAGTGCTTTATTGGCGTAAGTTTTTCACCGCTTTCCGGTTTTATCTGAAACTAGCCTTTGCATTCCTGCCTGCTGCAGTTGTTGGTTTTGTCCTGGAAGATTATATCGACTATTTACTGGCAAACGTATGGGTAGTCATTGCCTCACTTTTTCTTGGGGGAATTGTCCTGATCTTTGCAGACCGGTGGTTTAAACACGCCGAAGGAATGGAAGAACAGGAAATATCCTGGTTCCAGGCTTTTAAAATCGGTTGCTTTCAGTGTATCGCAATGATCCCGGGGGTATCACGGGCTGCAGCCACCATCATTGGAGGAATGGTGGTAGGGCTTAACCGGAGAACAGCCGCTGAATTTTCATTTTTTCTTGCTGTTCCAACCATGCTTGGCGCAAGCGCCAAGAAAATGATGGGTTCTTACAAGACAATCCAACACCCTGATATAGTCATCCTGCTCCTGGGGAGTTTCATAGCATTTGTCGTAGCTATGTTTGCTATCAAGGCCTTTATCGGTTTCCTGAAACAACACGGTTTTAAATGGTTCGGGTATTATCGCATAGTTGTTGGGGTGGCATTGGCTATTGTTGCATTCATGATGAAAATGGACATGTAA
- a CDS encoding HNH endonuclease — protein sequence MTDYTIKRFNKYSKEELLSALRGFVDKNGTKYVASRDFCRWLGISPTTVERHFGKWSSLCNEAGISPRYDRNIDHDYLFQNLETVWEKLGRQPRAKEMKQPLSPVSISKYQREFKKTWYEICLEFVSWKSGASVEEIEKESRAFPKPLSDIQHKTNRSISLSLRYNVLKRDNFKCVMCGNTPALSSGVQLHIDHIVPWSGGGETIIENLQTLCSECNLGKSDKYSA from the coding sequence ATGACCGATTACACAATAAAACGATTTAACAAATATTCAAAAGAGGAATTGCTATCGGCGTTAAGAGGCTTTGTCGATAAAAACGGCACTAAATATGTTGCTAGTCGTGATTTCTGCCGATGGCTAGGAATATCACCTACAACAGTAGAAAGGCATTTTGGTAAGTGGTCCTCATTATGCAACGAGGCAGGTATTTCACCGCGATATGACAGAAACATAGACCATGATTATCTGTTTCAGAACTTGGAGACTGTTTGGGAAAAGCTAGGTCGACAACCAAGAGCAAAAGAAATGAAACAACCACTTTCTCCAGTATCTATTTCCAAGTATCAAAGAGAATTTAAAAAAACCTGGTATGAAATATGTCTAGAGTTTGTTTCTTGGAAATCTGGAGCTTCTGTTGAAGAAATTGAAAAAGAATCACGCGCCTTTCCCAAACCATTGTCAGATATACAACATAAAACAAATAGAAGTATATCGTTGTCCTTAAGATATAATGTTCTGAAAAGAGATAACTTTAAGTGTGTAATGTGTGGTAACACCCCGGCATTGTCGTCCGGAGTTCAGTTACATATTGATCATATTGTCCCGTGGTCTGGAGGTGGAGAAACTATAATTGAAAATCTCCAAACACTTTGTTCGGAGTGTAATCTTGGTAAATCAGACAAATATAGCGCATAA
- a CDS encoding DEAD/DEAH box helicase has protein sequence MNFKTFNFHPLIAAGVQTLGYITPTPIQLQSIPSILQGRDIIALAQTGTGKTAAFVLPILQRLMQGQRGRLRSLIIAPTRELAEQIHETIAGLGRQTGLRSVTIYGGVAINPQIQKLRRGAEIAVACPGRLLDHIGQGTINVSHLEVLVLDEADRMFDMGFLPDIRKILKYLPAQRQTLFFSATMPNDIRRLAHDILHDPVTVQINHTVPLTTVSHALYPVDQHLKTALLTEILRHTDTESVLVFTRTKHRAKQVAQRLQKAGYCSTSLQGNLSQNKRQAALEGFRNGSFKILVATDIAARGIDVSRISHVINYDMPDTAETYTHRIGRTGRAAKTGDAFTLITREDASMVRAVESALGVKLERRILKDFNYTAPAQKTESALHQPQHRHKQIAARRTRSQKSATFGSATRQTASTTRVTKRRHPKVSRTTGSSARRSHHSHGTR, from the coding sequence GTGAATTTTAAAACGTTCAATTTCCATCCGCTTATTGCGGCTGGTGTACAGACACTCGGTTACATTACACCGACGCCGATACAGCTTCAATCTATCCCATCAATTCTTCAGGGCCGGGATATTATCGCCCTGGCCCAAACCGGAACAGGCAAAACTGCAGCATTCGTGCTGCCGATTTTGCAGCGTCTGATGCAGGGGCAGCGCGGACGTCTTCGCTCCCTCATAATCGCGCCCACGCGTGAACTGGCAGAACAAATACACGAGACCATCGCCGGACTGGGACGGCAAACCGGATTGCGCAGTGTTACCATCTATGGAGGTGTAGCTATAAACCCCCAAATCCAGAAGCTGCGTCGTGGAGCAGAAATCGCAGTAGCCTGCCCCGGCCGCCTGCTTGATCACATTGGCCAGGGCACGATCAATGTATCACATCTGGAAGTACTCGTGCTGGACGAGGCAGATCGTATGTTCGATATGGGGTTTTTGCCTGATATCCGGAAGATATTAAAGTACCTGCCGGCGCAGCGGCAAACACTGTTTTTCTCTGCCACCATGCCCAATGATATCCGTCGTCTGGCACACGATATCCTGCATGATCCGGTTACGGTACAAATCAACCACACGGTCCCATTAACCACTGTCTCACATGCATTGTATCCGGTCGATCAGCACCTCAAAACTGCGCTGCTAACGGAGATTTTGCGCCACACAGATACAGAATCAGTGCTCGTTTTTACACGCACCAAGCATCGCGCCAAACAGGTAGCACAACGACTACAAAAAGCGGGCTACTGCTCGACTTCACTGCAGGGCAACCTATCCCAGAACAAGCGTCAAGCCGCTCTCGAAGGCTTCCGTAACGGCTCGTTCAAGATCCTGGTAGCAACCGATATCGCCGCTCGGGGTATCGACGTTTCAAGGATTTCTCATGTAATTAACTACGACATGCCCGACACTGCAGAAACCTACACTCATCGCATCGGACGTACGGGCCGTGCGGCCAAAACCGGAGATGCGTTTACCCTTATCACGCGGGAGGATGCATCCATGGTACGTGCCGTGGAGAGCGCCCTTGGCGTAAAATTAGAACGACGCATACTGAAAGACTTCAATTACACTGCGCCAGCGCAGAAGACAGAATCTGCGCTTCATCAACCGCAACACCGCCACAAACAGATCGCAGCACGGCGGACCAGATCGCAAAAATCAGCCACCTTCGGATCAGCCACCCGGCAAACGGCGTCAACTACACGGGTAACGAAACGGCGCCACCCGAAAGTATCGCGCACAACCGGTTCGTCGGCACGGAGATCTCACCACTCGCACGGTACGCGCTGA
- a CDS encoding hemolysin family protein — MDHMHFSAATIIFMLILFLILLIVSAFFSLTETSLFSINKVRLDYLIKQRNKRAVAIYNSVNEPDKLLSTILTGNNIVNTIVSTIGTTIAIYYLHEWGVILAPVIVAFILLLFAETFPKVLATQFPEQLSLLIIKPYEWIRWVLSPSVTLITYITYLFFKLFGVKIEYKKTIFSREEVKHIIRESGETGVLADGEHKLLRKIFEFSDKLAKEVMVPRQQIVAINADMGREDIVRIVAEEGYTRYPVYRQCIDKVIGIVHAKGIINMVANNSLFVLEDLMMEPYFVSENNKISKIFTEFQQKGLHIAIVRDAGGNVSGLIEIKDILKVIFGELREKTSPEE, encoded by the coding sequence ATGGACCACATGCATTTTTCCGCCGCAACAATCATTTTTATGTTGATACTCTTTCTTATCCTCCTGATCGTCTCCGCCTTTTTTTCACTAACCGAAACATCTCTTTTTTCCATTAACAAGGTACGATTGGACTATCTGATCAAACAACGGAACAAAAGAGCCGTCGCTATTTATAATAGTGTCAATGAGCCAGATAAACTTCTCAGCACCATCCTTACGGGAAATAATATTGTCAATACCATAGTATCAACGATAGGAACAACGATCGCAATATACTATTTGCATGAATGGGGTGTAATTCTTGCGCCAGTAATCGTCGCCTTCATTTTACTCTTGTTTGCGGAAACGTTTCCAAAAGTGTTAGCAACCCAGTTTCCTGAACAACTTTCCCTGTTGATCATCAAACCATATGAGTGGATACGATGGGTCTTATCACCCAGCGTTACATTAATTACCTATATTACCTACCTCTTTTTTAAATTATTTGGTGTGAAAATTGAGTATAAAAAAACGATTTTCAGCCGTGAAGAGGTAAAACATATTATCAGGGAAAGTGGAGAGACGGGTGTATTAGCTGATGGTGAACACAAGTTATTGCGCAAAATATTTGAATTTAGTGATAAGCTTGCTAAAGAGGTTATGGTACCCAGACAACAGATTGTAGCCATAAATGCAGACATGGGACGTGAGGACATCGTAAGAATCGTTGCAGAAGAAGGCTACACCAGGTATCCGGTGTACAGGCAGTGCATTGATAAGGTAATTGGGATCGTTCATGCAAAAGGAATCATTAATATGGTGGCAAATAATTCTCTTTTTGTCCTCGAAGACCTTATGATGGAACCCTATTTTGTCTCTGAAAACAACAAGATTAGTAAGATATTTACAGAATTTCAGCAAAAGGGATTACACATCGCCATTGTCAGAGATGCCGGCGGCAATGTATCGGGTTTAATAGAGATAAAAGATATCTTAAAGGTCATTTTCGGGGAATTGAGGGAAAAGACCAGTCCTGAAGAATAA
- a CDS encoding MBL fold metallo-hydrolase, translating into MKITFLGTGTSHGVPMIACNCRVCTSDNPKNKRMRTSVLVSKNGCNILVDATPELRLQCIKNNVTSLDAVLITHPHADHIFGLDDLRRFNMVQRMDIPLYGTSKTLDTIRNAFSYVFNNESGPGGYKPRFSMNVIHGNLKIGSLSVVPIEAIHGDGQVTGYRFEKFAYITDASEIPAGSLEKLKDLDILVLGALRYIPHVKHFSIEQALRIVRQLKPRKAYFTHMCHDIEHEEDNRKLPAGVEFAFDGLVVEL; encoded by the coding sequence ATGAAGATAACATTTCTGGGCACTGGTACTTCTCATGGGGTTCCCATGATCGCCTGCAATTGCAGGGTCTGTACCTCTGATAATCCGAAAAATAAACGGATGCGTACTTCTGTATTGGTCAGCAAAAATGGCTGCAATATCCTTGTTGATGCCACACCAGAATTAAGACTCCAGTGTATAAAAAACAATGTCACAAGCCTGGATGCCGTACTTATTACCCATCCCCATGCCGACCACATTTTTGGTCTGGACGATCTTCGACGATTCAATATGGTCCAACGGATGGATATCCCCCTTTATGGCACTTCTAAAACCCTCGATACCATACGAAACGCCTTTTCCTATGTTTTTAATAACGAATCAGGTCCGGGTGGTTATAAACCCAGATTTTCTATGAATGTCATTCATGGTAATTTAAAAATAGGCAGCCTTTCTGTCGTACCTATAGAAGCGATTCACGGCGATGGGCAGGTGACGGGTTACAGGTTTGAGAAATTTGCTTACATTACTGATGCAAGCGAGATACCAGCCGGATCGCTGGAAAAATTAAAAGACCTGGATATACTTGTTTTGGGAGCGCTTCGCTATATTCCTCACGTAAAACACTTCAGTATCGAGCAGGCATTACGCATCGTCAGACAGTTAAAACCACGGAAGGCTTATTTTACCCATATGTGTCATGATATTGAACATGAAGAAGACAACCGCAAACTTCCAGCAGGCGTTGAATTCGCCTTTGATGGACTTGTGGTCGAGTTATAA